Proteins encoded together in one Pseudoroseomonas cervicalis window:
- a CDS encoding antibiotic biosynthesis monooxygenase, whose translation MFIAMNRFQVAQGAEAEFEQVWKSRDSHLHTVPGFVEFHLLRGPAREDHTLYASHTIWRSKADFEAWTQSEAFRAAHRGAGSSKPLYLGPPQFEGFEVIQTIGLPG comes from the coding sequence ATGTTCATCGCCATGAACCGCTTCCAGGTCGCGCAAGGGGCCGAGGCGGAGTTCGAGCAGGTGTGGAAGAGCCGGGATTCGCATCTGCACACGGTGCCCGGCTTCGTCGAGTTCCATCTGCTGCGCGGCCCGGCGCGGGAGGATCACACGCTCTACGCCTCCCACACCATCTGGCGCAGCAAGGCGGATTTCGAGGCCTGGACCCAGTCCGAGGCGTTCCGCGCGGCGCATCGCGGCGCCGGGTCGAGCAAGCCGCTCTATCTCGGCCCGCCGCAATTCGAGGGGTTCGAGGTGATCCAGACCATCGGCCTGCCCGGCTGA
- the tldD gene encoding metalloprotease TldD, with amino-acid sequence MSALETTDRLFYRELAPEQATARLREALSGAEDGELFLEYTESEAISLDDGRIRSASFDASRGFGLRAVAGEAAGYAHGGEITEAALARAAATVRAVSAGRSGTLQAAPRATNARLYAPDNPLSAMEFPAKTALLAEIDAYARARDPRVTQVMASLSGTWQAVQILRADGSRVADLRPLVRLNVTVVVEQNGRRESGSHGMGGRHDYARIIGAASWQGAVEEALRQALLNLDAIPAPAGEMEVVLGPGWPGILLHEAIGHGLEGDFNRKKTSAFAGLLGSRIAAPGVTVVDDGTIPDRRGSLTVDDEGTPSGRTTLIEDGILVGFLQDRQNARLMNVAATGNGRRQSHAHAPMPRMTNTVMLGGAHHPEEILRSVKRGILGVNFGGGQVDITSGKFVFSMSEAYLVEDGRIGAPVKGAMLIGNGPEALTRVSMIGNDMALDPGIGTCGKQGQGVPVGVGQPTLKMTGLTIGGTAV; translated from the coding sequence ATGAGCGCGCTGGAAACCACCGACCGTCTGTTCTACCGCGAGCTGGCCCCGGAGCAGGCCACCGCCCGGCTGCGCGAGGCGCTGTCGGGGGCCGAGGATGGCGAGCTGTTCCTGGAATACACCGAGAGCGAGGCGATCAGCCTCGATGATGGCCGCATCCGCAGCGCCAGCTTCGACGCCAGCCGCGGCTTCGGCCTGCGCGCCGTCGCCGGCGAGGCCGCCGGCTACGCCCATGGCGGCGAGATCACCGAGGCCGCGCTGGCGCGCGCTGCCGCCACGGTGCGCGCCGTCTCGGCCGGGCGCTCCGGCACGCTGCAGGCGGCGCCGCGCGCCACCAATGCGCGGCTCTACGCCCCGGACAACCCGCTCTCGGCGATGGAGTTCCCGGCCAAGACCGCGCTGCTGGCCGAGATCGACGCCTATGCCCGCGCCCGCGACCCGCGGGTGACGCAGGTGATGGCCAGCCTCTCCGGCACCTGGCAGGCGGTGCAGATCCTGCGCGCCGATGGCAGCCGGGTGGCCGATCTCCGCCCGCTGGTGCGGCTGAACGTCACCGTCGTGGTCGAGCAGAATGGCCGGCGGGAGAGCGGCAGCCACGGCATGGGCGGCCGGCACGATTATGCCCGCATCATCGGCGCCGCCAGCTGGCAGGGCGCGGTGGAGGAGGCGCTGCGCCAGGCGCTGCTGAACCTCGACGCCATTCCCGCCCCGGCCGGGGAGATGGAGGTGGTGCTCGGCCCCGGCTGGCCCGGCATCCTGCTGCATGAGGCGATCGGCCACGGGCTGGAGGGGGATTTCAACCGCAAGAAGACCTCGGCCTTCGCCGGCCTGCTGGGCAGCCGCATCGCCGCCCCCGGTGTCACCGTGGTCGATGACGGCACCATCCCCGACCGCCGCGGCAGCCTGACGGTGGATGATGAGGGCACGCCGTCGGGCCGCACCACGCTGATCGAGGACGGCATCCTGGTGGGCTTCCTGCAGGACCGGCAGAACGCCCGGCTGATGAACGTCGCCGCCACCGGCAATGGCCGCCGCCAGAGCCATGCCCATGCGCCGATGCCGCGCATGACCAACACCGTCATGCTGGGCGGCGCGCACCACCCGGAGGAGATCCTGCGCAGCGTGAAGCGCGGCATCCTGGGCGTGAATTTCGGCGGCGGGCAGGTGGACATCACCAGCGGCAAATTCGTCTTCTCGATGTCCGAGGCTTATCTGGTCGAGGATGGCCGGATCGGCGCGCCGGTGAAGGGCGCCATGCTGATCGGCAACGGGCCGGAGGCGCTGACCCGCGTCAGCATGATCGGCAATGACATGGCGCTGGACCCCGGCATCGGCACCTGTGGCAAGCAGGGCCAGGGCGTGCCGGTGGGGGTCGGCCAGCCGACGCTGAAGATGACCGGCCTGACCATCGGCGGCACCGCCGTATGA
- a CDS encoding metallophosphoesterase family protein, whose amino-acid sequence MPAEAPRLFFTADTHFGHGGARGLYRRPFASVAEMDAAMLERWNATVAPQDEVWHLGDVALGPKPAALAALLGRLHGRKHLVTGNNDGPATRAWPGWASVRDYAEIVVEGRSLVLCHYPFRSWRDMGRGGINLHGHSHGRLKPLARQCDVGVDAWDFRPVTLAEILGRRAGGRSLG is encoded by the coding sequence ATGCCGGCTGAGGCGCCGCGCCTCTTCTTCACCGCCGACACGCATTTCGGCCATGGCGGAGCGCGCGGCCTGTATCGCCGCCCCTTCGCCTCGGTGGCGGAGATGGATGCGGCGATGCTGGAGCGCTGGAACGCCACGGTCGCGCCGCAGGACGAGGTCTGGCATCTGGGCGATGTCGCGCTCGGCCCGAAGCCCGCGGCCCTGGCGGCGCTGCTGGGCCGGCTGCACGGGCGCAAGCACCTGGTCACCGGCAACAATGACGGCCCCGCCACCCGCGCCTGGCCCGGCTGGGCCAGCGTGCGGGACTATGCCGAGATCGTGGTGGAGGGCCGCAGCCTGGTGCTGTGCCACTACCCCTTCCGCAGCTGGCGCGACATGGGCAGGGGCGGGATCAACCTGCACGGCCACAGCCATGGGCGGCTGAAGCCGCTGGCGCGGCAATGCGATGTCGGCGTGGATGCCTGGGATTTCCGGCCGGTGACGCTGGCGGAGATCCTGGGCCGCCGGGCCGGCGGCCGCAGCCTGGGCTGA
- a CDS encoding lipid kinase — protein MAGAAAPYALVIVNRQARNGGAAIDAALDVLRQAGWRLEEHRCTPEERAAAVIARRAPEGFSAVILGGGDGTLNAAAPALMQTGLPFGILPLGTANDLARSLAIPPDPVEAARIIAGGETRRIDLGEVNGLPYFNVASIGFSAELARRLGRDEKKRWGRLGYALAAFRLLRQARPFTAWLEHDGVTERIRTIQVSVGNGRHYGGGMTVESTARPDDGKLDVYSLEIDHWWRLLALLPALRRGTQGQWRDVRAFPTTACAVVTRRRMPVNTDGEINTHTPARFRLLPAAVRVFVPPTQGHRP, from the coding sequence ATGGCCGGGGCCGCGGCGCCTTATGCGCTCGTCATCGTCAACCGCCAGGCGCGCAATGGCGGTGCCGCCATCGACGCGGCGCTGGATGTGCTGCGCCAGGCCGGCTGGCGGCTGGAGGAGCATCGCTGCACGCCGGAGGAGCGCGCCGCGGCGGTGATCGCCCGCCGCGCGCCGGAGGGCTTCTCCGCCGTCATCCTGGGCGGCGGGGATGGCACGCTGAACGCCGCCGCCCCGGCGCTGATGCAGACCGGCCTGCCCTTCGGCATCCTGCCGCTCGGCACCGCCAACGACCTGGCGCGCAGCCTGGCCATCCCGCCCGACCCGGTGGAGGCGGCGCGCATCATCGCCGGTGGCGAGACGCGGAGGATCGACCTCGGCGAGGTCAATGGCCTGCCCTATTTCAACGTCGCCAGCATCGGCTTCAGCGCCGAGCTGGCGCGCCGCCTGGGGCGCGACGAGAAGAAGCGTTGGGGCAGGCTGGGCTACGCGCTGGCGGCCTTCCGCCTGCTGCGCCAGGCGCGCCCCTTCACCGCCTGGCTCGAACATGACGGCGTGACCGAGCGCATACGGACAATTCAGGTCTCGGTCGGCAATGGCCGCCATTATGGTGGCGGCATGACCGTGGAGAGCACCGCGCGCCCGGATGACGGCAAGCTCGACGTCTACAGCCTGGAGATCGACCATTGGTGGCGGCTGCTGGCGCTGCTGCCGGCGCTGCGGCGCGGCACGCAGGGGCAGTGGCGCGATGTGCGCGCCTTCCCCACCACCGCCTGCGCGGTGGTGACGCGGCGCCGCATGCCGGTGAACACCGATGGGGAGATCAACACCCACACCCCGGCCCGCTTCCGGCTGCTGCCGGCGGCGGTCCGGGTTTTCGTCCCTCCCACCCAAGGTCACCGACCCTGA
- a CDS encoding glycosyl transferase family 39: MTKLNAFRALTLAAGLAMALPGIAAARDLAENANNGATSSPAAYAMQVTQPREGMGLPEAVGNNAQADGNPLATPVRTTLAHEGRHLANPVGNSANAFGGFGTGSVGG; encoded by the coding sequence ATGACCAAGCTGAACGCCTTCCGCGCCCTGACCCTCGCCGCCGGCCTGGCCATGGCTCTGCCCGGCATCGCCGCCGCCCGCGACCTGGCGGAGAACGCCAATAACGGCGCCACCAGCAGCCCGGCCGCCTATGCCATGCAGGTGACGCAGCCGCGCGAGGGCATGGGCCTGCCGGAGGCGGTGGGCAACAACGCCCAGGCCGATGGCAACCCGCTGGCGACGCCGGTGCGCACCACCCTGGCGCATGAGGGCCGCCACCTGGCGAACCCGGTCGGCAACTCGGCCAACGCCTTTGGCGGCTTCGGCACGGGCTCGGTGGGCGGCTAA
- a CDS encoding LysR family transcriptional regulator, which translates to MNDPLTLDQLRVLVTVADAGGFSAAARRLGRAQSAVSQSIQALEGHLRLKLFDRRTKLPRLTEPGRAMLEEARRLLKSAELLRARADSIAGGLEPELTIAVNPLLPLPPALTALRALGSEFPQLPVTLLTEGIDAPERHLRDGTVQMAIYPMERPGVTDLEATLLMEVRLVPVVAQGHPLSELPSPLPRATLAEHVQLVLTDGSPRGDAERGVLSPRTWRFADLNTRLHFLLAGFGWCNMPEHMVARLIAEGRLCRLRLEEQEGFTLPLHLVHERGRPPGLAGRWLTARLRQALEEWSPPSAG; encoded by the coding sequence ATGAACGACCCTCTGACCCTGGATCAGCTGCGGGTGCTGGTGACGGTGGCCGATGCCGGCGGCTTCTCGGCCGCGGCGCGCCGGCTTGGCCGCGCCCAGTCGGCGGTCAGCCAGAGCATCCAGGCGCTGGAGGGACATCTGCGGCTGAAGCTGTTCGACCGCCGCACCAAGCTGCCGCGCCTGACCGAGCCCGGCCGCGCCATGCTGGAGGAGGCGCGCCGCCTGCTGAAATCGGCCGAGCTGCTGCGCGCCCGCGCCGACAGCATCGCCGGCGGGCTGGAGCCGGAACTGACCATCGCCGTCAACCCGCTGCTGCCCCTGCCCCCGGCGCTGACCGCGCTGCGCGCGCTGGGCAGCGAATTCCCGCAGCTGCCCGTCACCCTGCTGACCGAGGGCATCGACGCGCCGGAGCGGCATCTGCGCGACGGCACGGTGCAGATGGCCATCTACCCGATGGAGCGGCCGGGGGTGACCGACCTCGAGGCCACGCTGCTGATGGAGGTGAGGCTGGTGCCGGTGGTGGCGCAGGGCCATCCGCTCTCCGAACTGCCCTCGCCGCTGCCGCGCGCGACGCTGGCCGAGCATGTGCAGCTGGTGCTGACCGATGGCTCGCCGCGCGGCGATGCCGAGCGCGGCGTGCTGAGCCCGCGCACCTGGCGTTTCGCCGATCTCAACACGCGGCTGCATTTCCTGCTGGCCGGCTTCGGCTGGTGCAACATGCCCGAGCATATGGTGGCGCGGCTGATCGCCGAGGGCCGGCTCTGCCGGCTGCGGCTGGAGGAGCAGGAGGGCTTCACCCTGCCGCTGCACCTGGTGCATGAGCGCGGCCGGCCGCCGGGCCTGGCCGGGCGCTGGCTGACGGCGCGGCTGCGCCAGGCGCTGGAGGAATGGTCGCCGCCCAGCGCCGGCTGA
- a CDS encoding N-acetyltransferase, protein MIRPARPAEAAALAALAERAYALYVPIIGRRPAPMDDDYAARIAAGEAWVWDEQGGIAGLLVLERHPDHLWLDNIAVAPEAQGRGLGRRLIRFAVEQAQRIGLPELRLLTNAAMAGNLALYPRLGFTEVERRHDEGFDRVFFQARLEDIKA, encoded by the coding sequence ATGATCCGCCCCGCCCGCCCGGCCGAGGCCGCTGCCCTGGCCGCGCTGGCGGAACGCGCCTACGCGCTCTACGTGCCCATCATCGGCCGCCGCCCGGCGCCGATGGACGATGACTACGCCGCGCGCATCGCCGCCGGCGAGGCCTGGGTGTGGGACGAGCAGGGCGGCATCGCCGGCCTGCTGGTGCTGGAGCGGCACCCGGATCATCTCTGGCTGGACAACATCGCGGTGGCGCCGGAGGCCCAGGGGCGCGGCCTGGGGCGGCGGCTGATCCGCTTCGCGGTGGAGCAGGCGCAGCGCATCGGCCTGCCGGAGCTGCGGCTGCTGACCAATGCGGCGATGGCGGGAAACCTGGCGCTCTATCCGCGGCTCGGCTTCACCGAGGTGGAGCGGAGGCATGACGAGGGCTTCGACCGGGTGTTCTTCCAGGCAAGACTGGAAGATATCAAAGCCTAA
- a CDS encoding phosphatase PAP2 family protein, with amino-acid sequence MDWRDRLRGFSWAQFVMLAALLGCAGSLLGFAALVDQTFKGDTHAFDEAVLLALRNPADAADPIGPFWLEIMMRDFTSLGSHAVLLLIGLLALGYILLLRKPLSALLLALSFGGAMALNGLLKQGFDRPRPELVSHLVEVHTASFPSGHAMLSAACYLTLGTLLAGVTPRRRLKLYIMGAAMLLTLLVGGSRVYLGVHWPTDVLAGWCLGAAWAMGCWMALRLWLSLRARRAAGAEPPPHAG; translated from the coding sequence ATGGATTGGCGCGACAGGCTGCGCGGTTTCAGCTGGGCCCAGTTCGTCATGCTGGCGGCGCTGCTGGGCTGCGCCGGCTCGCTGCTCGGCTTCGCCGCCCTGGTGGACCAGACCTTCAAGGGCGACACCCACGCCTTCGACGAGGCGGTGCTGCTGGCGCTGCGCAACCCGGCCGATGCCGCCGACCCGATCGGGCCCTTCTGGCTCGAGATCATGATGCGCGACTTCACCAGCCTGGGCAGCCATGCGGTGCTGCTGCTGATCGGGCTGCTGGCGCTGGGCTATATCCTGCTGCTGCGCAAGCCGCTCTCGGCCCTGCTGCTGGCGCTGTCCTTCGGCGGCGCCATGGCGCTGAACGGGCTGCTGAAGCAGGGTTTCGACCGGCCGCGGCCGGAGCTGGTGTCGCATCTGGTCGAGGTGCACACGGCCAGCTTCCCCTCCGGCCACGCCATGCTCTCCGCCGCCTGCTACCTGACGCTGGGCACGCTGCTGGCCGGTGTCACGCCGCGGCGGCGGCTGAAGCTCTATATCATGGGGGCGGCGATGCTGCTGACCCTGCTGGTGGGCGGCAGCCGCGTCTATCTCGGCGTGCACTGGCCGACCGATGTGCTGGCCGGCTGGTGCCTGGGCGCCGCCTGGGCGATGGGCTGCTGGATGGCGCTGCGGCTGTGGCTGTCGCTGCGGGCCCGCCGCGCCGCCGGCGCGGAGCCGCCGCCCCATGCCGGCTGA
- a CDS encoding Hint domain-containing protein, which translates to MASYTSLYYYEVYLDRSTGEYFTFGDAREMPGEGSDGSADTSFSPGETVTFQSGDLSGYALEYAGTYGGGWVGLTGSDSLGMIDPYAFLLTDDGSLPSWTVITVTPAAMTVCFLAGTAIATPAGPRPIEALAIGDMVSTATGEARPIRWLGCQSITTVFADPVRNFPIRIQAGALGENVPERDLFVSPDHALAMDGLLVQANALVNGTTICRVARPAPCFTYFHIELEDHALILAEGVPAETFVDNVSRARFDNHADYVALYGEAGTPIGEMDRPRVKSARQLPAAIRTRLAGRAVALLPAAEAA; encoded by the coding sequence ATGGCGTCCTATACATCCCTCTATTACTACGAGGTTTACCTCGACCGTTCGACGGGCGAATACTTCACGTTCGGTGACGCCAGGGAAATGCCTGGCGAGGGTAGCGACGGCAGCGCGGACACCAGTTTCAGCCCCGGCGAGACGGTCACCTTCCAGTCCGGCGACCTGAGCGGCTACGCCCTGGAATATGCGGGCACCTATGGCGGCGGCTGGGTGGGCCTCACCGGGTCGGACTCGCTCGGCATGATCGATCCCTATGCGTTCCTGCTGACCGATGATGGCAGCCTGCCCTCCTGGACCGTCATCACCGTCACCCCCGCGGCGATGACCGTCTGCTTCCTGGCCGGCACCGCCATTGCCACGCCGGCCGGCCCGCGGCCGATCGAGGCGCTAGCCATCGGCGACATGGTGTCGACCGCCACCGGCGAGGCGCGCCCGATCCGCTGGCTCGGCTGCCAGAGCATCACCACCGTCTTCGCCGATCCGGTCCGCAACTTCCCCATCCGGATCCAGGCCGGCGCGCTGGGCGAGAATGTGCCGGAGCGCGACCTGTTCGTCTCGCCCGACCACGCCCTGGCGATGGATGGCCTGCTGGTCCAGGCCAATGCGCTGGTCAATGGCACCACCATCTGCCGCGTGGCCCGGCCGGCGCCGTGCTTCACCTATTTCCACATCGAGCTCGAGGATCACGCGCTGATCCTGGCCGAGGGCGTGCCGGCCGAGACCTTCGTCGACAATGTCAGCCGCGCCCGCTTCGACAACCACGCCGACTATGTCGCGCTGTACGGCGAAGCCGGGACGCCCATCGGCGAGATGGACAGGCCCCGGGTGAAGTCAGCCCGGCAGCTTCCGGCCGCGATCAGGACCCGCCTGGCCGGGCGCGCCGTGGCGCTCCTGCCGGCCGCCGAAGCCGCGTGA
- a CDS encoding TerC family protein codes for MDQLLALAADPAAWVALATLVAMEVVLGIDNLIFISIITNKLPVEHQARARRIGIGLALVLRLALLGTVAIIVKLTAPVFTVFGHAFSWRDLILIAGGLFLVWKATKEIHHNVDPPAEGDMFAGKAGLTFSSAIVQILILDLVFSIDSIITAVGMTEHVPIMVIAVLAAVTVMLLAADPLANFIKANPTVVMLALGFLMMIGMTLIAEGFGAHVPKGYVYAAMAFSTLVEALNLLSRRARRRAGGA; via the coding sequence ATGGATCAGCTCCTCGCCCTGGCCGCCGACCCGGCCGCCTGGGTCGCGCTCGCCACCCTCGTCGCCATGGAGGTGGTGCTCGGCATCGACAATCTGATCTTCATCTCGATCATCACCAACAAGCTGCCGGTCGAGCACCAGGCGCGCGCCCGGCGCATCGGCATCGGGCTCGCGCTCGTGCTGCGGCTGGCGCTGCTCGGCACCGTGGCCATCATCGTGAAGCTGACCGCGCCGGTCTTCACGGTGTTCGGCCATGCCTTCTCCTGGCGTGACCTGATCCTGATCGCCGGCGGCCTGTTCCTGGTCTGGAAGGCGACGAAGGAGATCCACCACAATGTGGACCCGCCGGCCGAGGGCGACATGTTCGCCGGCAAGGCCGGGCTGACCTTCTCCAGCGCCATCGTGCAGATCCTGATCCTCGACCTGGTCTTCTCGATCGACAGCATCATCACCGCCGTCGGCATGACCGAGCATGTGCCGATCATGGTGATCGCCGTCCTCGCCGCGGTGACCGTGATGCTGCTGGCCGCCGATCCGCTGGCGAATTTCATCAAGGCCAACCCCACCGTCGTCATGCTGGCGCTGGGCTTCCTGATGATGATCGGCATGACGCTGATCGCCGAGGGCTTCGGCGCGCATGTGCCGAAGGGCTATGTCTACGCCGCCATGGCCTTCTCCACCCTGGTGGAGGCGCTGAACCTCCTCTCCCGCCGCGCCAGGCGGCGCGCTGGCGGCGCCTGA
- a CDS encoding Crp/Fnr family transcriptional regulator — translation MASAPASPPPPRNRLLASLPPADLARLWPKLEPVEYKLRHLLLQPEAPITAVHFPEGGWASMVVLLADGKSAEVGMVGFEGMVGLPLLLGSDISAVESMVQAPGPMLLGAADLGAALEDSPTLRPALLRAMLTFHQQVTQTAACNGHHALDQRLARWLLMAHDRAGSDDFPMTQEFLAMMLCVHRPGVTVAARLFQQAGLIRYERGQMTITDRAGLEAVACECYGAVRRYCERVEAQAGG, via the coding sequence ATGGCCTCGGCCCCCGCCTCCCCCCCGCCGCCGCGCAACCGCCTGCTGGCCAGCCTGCCGCCCGCCGACCTGGCGCGGCTTTGGCCGAAGCTGGAGCCGGTGGAGTACAAGCTGCGGCATTTGCTGCTGCAGCCCGAGGCGCCGATCACCGCGGTGCATTTTCCTGAAGGCGGCTGGGCCTCGATGGTGGTGCTGCTGGCCGATGGCAAATCGGCCGAGGTCGGCATGGTCGGGTTCGAGGGCATGGTGGGGCTGCCGCTGCTGCTCGGCAGCGACATCAGCGCGGTGGAATCCATGGTGCAGGCGCCGGGGCCGATGCTGCTGGGCGCCGCGGATCTGGGCGCGGCGCTGGAGGACAGCCCGACGCTGCGCCCGGCGCTGCTGCGCGCCATGCTGACCTTCCACCAGCAGGTGACGCAGACCGCCGCCTGCAACGGGCATCACGCGCTGGACCAGCGCCTGGCGCGCTGGCTGCTGATGGCGCATGACCGGGCCGGCAGCGACGATTTCCCGATGACGCAGGAATTCCTGGCGATGATGCTGTGCGTCCACCGCCCCGGCGTCACCGTGGCGGCGCGGCTGTTCCAGCAGGCCGGGCTGATCCGCTATGAGCGCGGCCAGATGACCATCACCGACCGCGCCGGGCTCGAGGCGGTGGCCTGCGAATGCTATGGCGCGGTGCGGCGCTATTGCGAGCGGGTGGAGGCACAGGCCGGGGGCTGA
- a CDS encoding glycosyl transferase family 39: MAQTKAASLSLSALALAAGLAFALPGGAQARDLAENANNGATSSPGAYSMQVTQPREMAGIPDSVGNSAEADGSPLAARVPTTLAHEMGHLPNAVGNSANAFGGFGTGPVGG; this comes from the coding sequence ATGGCCCAGACCAAGGCTGCTTCCCTGTCCCTCTCCGCGCTGGCGCTGGCCGCCGGCCTGGCCTTCGCCCTGCCCGGTGGCGCCCAGGCGCGCGACCTGGCCGAGAATGCCAACAATGGCGCCACCAGCAGCCCCGGCGCCTATTCCATGCAGGTGACCCAGCCGCGCGAGATGGCCGGCATCCCGGATTCGGTCGGCAATTCGGCCGAGGCCGATGGCAGCCCGCTGGCGGCCCGGGTGCCCACCACCCTGGCGCATGAGATGGGCCACCTGCCGAACGCGGTCGGCAATTCGGCCAATGCCTTCGGCGGCTTCGGCACCGGCCCGGTGGGTGGCTGA
- a CDS encoding HWE histidine kinase domain-containing protein, with protein MQETEQQALRAAAARLRQVLDGATHYAIITLDLEGRVTGWNQGARAILGYEEAEILGRSGELFFTAEDRAAGVFLRELCRAMEEGRAVNERWHLRRDGSRFWASGLMMRLDAGGRPDGFLNLLRDHTEAHAEAERRALLVAEAGHRIKNLLAAVQAVAAQTLRQAGVPMVVQRALEQRLLALADAQTLLVGEGGDGAPLAALVQRALAPYDGPGRVAMDGPPLRLPAPLVQMLHLALHELATNAAKHGALSVPAGSVEVAWHLQQAADGARHLAILWRERGGPPLQRPWRRGFGSQLLERELAPRLEGTVTLDYRPEGLECRIRLPFRAAPGG; from the coding sequence GTGCAGGAGACGGAACAGCAGGCCCTCCGCGCCGCCGCCGCGCGGTTGCGGCAGGTGCTGGATGGCGCGACGCATTACGCCATCATCACCCTCGACCTCGAAGGCCGGGTGACCGGCTGGAACCAGGGCGCCCGCGCCATCCTGGGCTATGAGGAGGCGGAGATCCTGGGCCGCTCGGGCGAGCTGTTCTTCACCGCCGAGGATCGCGCCGCCGGGGTCTTCCTGCGCGAATTGTGCCGCGCCATGGAGGAGGGCCGCGCGGTCAATGAGCGTTGGCATCTGCGGCGCGACGGCAGCCGCTTCTGGGCCAGCGGGCTGATGATGCGGCTTGATGCCGGCGGCCGGCCGGACGGCTTCCTGAACCTGCTGCGCGACCACACCGAGGCGCATGCCGAGGCGGAGCGCCGCGCCTTGCTGGTGGCCGAGGCCGGGCACCGCATCAAGAACCTGCTGGCGGCGGTGCAGGCGGTGGCGGCGCAGACGCTGCGCCAGGCCGGGGTCCCCATGGTGGTGCAGCGGGCGCTGGAGCAGCGGCTGCTGGCGCTGGCCGATGCGCAGACCCTGCTGGTCGGCGAGGGCGGCGACGGCGCGCCGCTGGCGGCGCTCGTGCAGCGCGCCCTCGCCCCCTATGACGGGCCGGGCCGGGTGGCGATGGACGGCCCGCCGCTGCGCCTGCCGGCGCCGCTGGTGCAGATGCTGCACCTGGCCCTGCACGAGCTGGCGACCAACGCCGCGAAACATGGCGCGCTGTCGGTGCCGGCGGGCAGTGTCGAGGTCGCCTGGCATCTGCAGCAGGCGGCGGATGGCGCGCGGCATCTGGCCATCCTGTGGCGCGAGCGCGGCGGCCCGCCGCTGCAGCGCCCCTGGCGGCGCGGCTTCGGCTCGCAGCTGCTGGAGCGCGAGCTGGCGCCGCGGCTGGAGGGCACGGTCACGCTGGACTACCGGCCGGAGGGGCTGGAATGCCGCATCCGCCTGCCCTTCCGCGCCGCCCCCGGCGGCTGA